In the genome of Myxosarcina sp. GI1, the window TCGAACTTTAAATATTCAAACAGGCAATAACTCAAGTTTTCAAGTTTTCACCTTTTTGCGTACTCAACCATTCAGTTAGTAGTTTTTCTACTAGTTCCGAAAAGTCCTCTGCTCCTTCTCCTTCTTGCTGTAGCAGAGCGATCTTTGTCTGCCGATAGGTTTGAGAGCGAATGTAAGCCGTTACCTGCTCGTAATTAGGATCGCTACGCTTTCCTTTAGGTCTACCTCTTTTAACGGGTGGTGACTTTTCCTCAACGATTGGCGGTGATAATTCTTTAACAGATCTTGCTTCTTTTTTTGCTGTGTCTTGGTCTTCGGATTGGTTAGCTGTATCAATAATCACCTTATATCTATTAGGTTTATCTTTTTTATCGGTCATGAATGTATCTCCTTGCCCAACTCCTGATAATCACTCCAGGCTATACGAGCCTTTTTGTCTGCCACTTCAGAAACAATGGTTCCTTCTAAAGCTGCTTTTTTAAATGCCGTATATCTTCTAATGCCCGTCTTCAGAACTGGCAATCCCGCATCAGTTAACATCTTTCTTGCTTCCTCTCCATCTTTGGAAGGACTAGGAGGAATAATCGCCAGTAAAATGCGATAGCGATCGCTTCCTAGCTGCTGCAAAGCTTGAACCGTTAACATCATGGCATCTAAAGCTAGAGCATCAGGGGTACAGGGAATAATCAGGCGATCGCAGCCATCGGCTAGAGCTTCTAAGTCTTCCTGTTCGGGACGTGCCTGAGTGTCGATCACGATATGCTCGGCTTTCCTGGCGTATTTAGCAGCTTGTCTTTCGTCTACTACCTGGAAAGGCAAACCGCCTCTTTCTGCCCATCTAGTAGCACTGCGATTCGGATCGCCATCTATTAACAAAGTGGTACTTTGATTGGCTAAATAAGCCGCTATGTGTACTGCTGTAGTGGTCTTACCCACTCCACCCTTAAACGAAGCAATGGTAATAATCATACTTTAAATATTCGAGTAGGCGAACAACTAAAAATCTAAGTATGTGCATTGTTGAAATTTTGAGTACGTAAAATACATATAGACTTAGCCAGATAGCGGACATACATATTAGTTCGTTTTGATAGCTAAAAGTTCATATATGTAAAAAGTTAAACTTTCGCGTTGTCAACATTTCAAACTTATGCGTACTCAAAAATGCAGGGTTACACTAGACTAGATGAGAAAGTGGCAAGAGCGATCGCGCCGCTAGAGGAAAAAATCAACCTGCTGGGTTATTAGTCAAAATTGTCAATCTCAGTCCTGCTACCCTGAATCGCTATCGCACGGATAAGCGGTCGCAGTCAAAAGATTACAAACGAGTTATAAGTGAATGGGAAGTTAAGGGCGATCGCTGGTACAAATTAGGAGAATAAATTATGGGAAGGCAAACAAAGTTAACCGAAACGGTCAAACAAACTATCATTAACAACATCGAGCAGGGTTTAAATTACGAATCGGCTTGTTTGAGTGCTAATGTTTCCTACTCGACTTTTAGAGAATGGATACGCCGAGGGACGGATACCGATAGCAATCGCCAATCAAACAAACTTTATGCAGAATTTGCAGAGGATGTTAATCAGGCGGTCGCTAGGTCTGAAATGAATTTGCTTGAAGGTATTCGTCGGGCTGCCGAAACCGATTGGAAAGCTGCTGCTTGGATACTAGAGCGCAGGTTTTCCCAACATTGGTCTAATAACCGCAGAATCAAGCTTGAAGCGGACAAAAAAATTCAACAGTTGCTCGGTAATCTTTTTTGGCTACTTCCCACTGAAAACTATAAAGAGCTACTAAAGGCAATATCGGAAATCGATGCAATCGATCTCAATCTCGGTCAAATGTCACAAATGGAAGCATTAAAAGTCTTAATGGAATCGGGATGGATCGAAAAAGAACATACTGCTAAAATTGGTAAAGCTTACGTACAGATGAAAAAAGAAATTATATCCAGCATCAATTGAAATAATATATAGCTCTAAGTGAATCGATCTTCGGTCGGAAAAGAGCGGCTTCTACTTGCCAAACTAGAATATGGCAAATATTTAGGAAAGGCGATCGCCAGTCGTCGAGATTATATATAACTTTTGTTTACCAAGTGAAAACTGATATGCAAACTATTTACTAAACCAAAGCTAACTAATACCCCTTCCAAAACTATACTGTTTAATTTTTCTAAATCTTATTAGCATTGAGCCAATCTATAAGACTATAAACTTTTTTTAAATATTCGGGAAAGGTTACTAAATAAGAATAAAGATGTTCTCGTTTTACTATATTTCCCGATGGATGACCTGCATCATTCCTTTGAGTTCTAATAATTGAGAAAATTCCATTTAGGTAATTATCTAGGTTTTCCTTTATATCTTTTGGTAAAACTGGAATAATTTTAGTATTTAGAATACTTTTAAACTCGTCGTGTTTCTTTTTGATGGAAATTGTATTTGTTTGTTTAGCAAAATTTGCTTTATCTGTAGGGTTTTGAATCGCATTTTTACAGGCATCAATTAAAATTAGGATAGCTTTTTCAGAAGCACATCCTAAAGTAATCGCAGATGATAGAAGACAGTGAATTCTAAATGCTTTTAAACTTTCTTCAATGTAGGTAAATATTATACTATCAACATGGGGTATGTTCCGAACTGTAGCTAAATAGCCATCTGGATCGTAAGGTTGTGGTGATTGGTTTTGAAGAACATTCTTTCCATGTTCAGAGAGGTGGAACCAAGGTAATCCATTATTTATTCCATCACCCAAACCAGGTCTAACTAAACCCTCAATTACCAAATCCCAAATAATATCTTCAGTCCAAATTTTATATTTTTGAGGTAAGTCATACGGTTGATTGATGATCCTGGTATTAGATGCGGTATGAGGATCGGATGCAATACCCTTTTCGATAGCTTGTTTAGCCAGATGATGATGAAACCCGATTATTTGTCCCGAAGGATTAGATTTTAAGGCTTCGATCATTAGAGATCTAGTTTGTTCGTAAGATATGTCAAGTTTGACTTTTAAGTTGTTGTAGCTAATCATCAAGAGAATCGCTCGAAATAGGTTTTATCTAAGACTAGTAACTATAACAGTACTTTTAGTAAAAGATAATAAAAACCTAGCTAAAAAATTCTCAAAGGCAACTTCTATGTTTTGTTAAAAGAGCCAATTAGACTAGATTTATTGACTCCTGAAAAAGCCCAGCAGTTAATTTCTGCGGTTGAAAATTGTCAAATTCCTATTACTGAGGCAATCAAGCTCCTAGAAGATATCATCAAATCTTCTGGCGTTACGGCTCAAGCGTAGAATCGAATAAGTACAAAACTACATCCGAGGAGAAACTAGCTTATATACCGTTTTCTATATGAGAATTTCAGGCAGAAATTGGCAATTGCTATACTTTATACTTCCTCAATGTTTATGTCTACCTTTTGGATTTTACCGCCACAATGCTTAACAGACAGGGCTTTGACCAATGATACTCTGTCGTCTTTAATAATTCCAGCCTGAACCAAAGCGTCTAAAATTGCTCCCGCGATATTGTCTAAATCGCCTCGGCAAGTACCGTATAGCTTGATTGAAATCGTAACTTCTTCTAGAGACTTGTATCTGGTTCTCTGGGATAGTAACTCGGCGATCGCTCCTTCTTTCCAATCTCGATACTTCTGAGGAAGAAATGTACCTTGGCGGGTTACTCGCGGTCGTGCCTTGGGTACTACTGCACCAGTAAGGGTAAAGTGATGGCTGGTTTTAGTTGTCATGCCGCTCCTCTCTGTTTATTTTCTTCAGCCCACTGCCTTAGCCTTTGCTGCCATTCCAAGGGCAACAACCGACAGGCTTTATTTAATCTAGCTCTAGTAAATTCTGGTACTTGCTGGAGTTCTGCCAATCCTTCAGAATCTTCTAGTTGACTTAACATCCAGGCAAGATCGGCGATCGATTCGGGACTATCTAAGGGGTTCTTTGACTGGTTGATGTTTCGCATTGGCAGTATCTAATTGTTTTAAAGTTGATGTTCGCGTAGCATCAGAAAAGTAGTAATAGTATTATTTAGAGTTTGGTGTGATCGACTAAACGGCAACTAGGCTTTCCTGTTCGGCAAGGCGGCGATCGCGATCCAGCCATTTAGCAAAAATTTCCCCACGATTGTCATCTTCGGTAAGAGGAGAAAGCTGATAAACTCGTCTTCGCTCTTTACCAGTCCCCGTCCACCCGACACACTCTAACTTGCGGTCCATGCTTTTAAGGAATTTTTTGGCGATCTCTATACCCCTTTCGCGGTCGTTTATCGTAAATCCAAAAACATCTTTAATTTGCCATCGCATCTCTTTGCATCGTGCCTCAAAGTCTTCTAACTCTTTAAAGTTAAACTTCCGCTCGGTGTGGTCTAAGAATTGATTAACTCCAAGCACTTCCATCGCGTTAATTTGCGTTGCGATTAGCCGTTTATTAATGTCGGGTGCAAATGCTTTTTTATTTTCACCAGCTAGCGACTTCAAAGAGTGGCGATCGCGATTTTCTAAATAGTCCCGACCGTCGGTAAAGTAGTAATTTAAAATTAGCTGTGAGTTCCAGCCTTTATCATCTCTCTCTACCAACTTCGGTGTTACTAATGTCTCGTAACGCTTAAACAGACTAGCTTTACGTTCTTTTAAACGCTCGATTTTAGTTTTACCGCGTTTCTTCTTGAGATGTTCTAATTCTGTGTCAGTAGGCATTTTAGCAGCAGCTACTTCCTCGCAGTAAATTTTATAATTCTCCTGGCGAATCTGACTTTGATGCTCGGAAACCTGTTTAATTTCCCGTTTTGCTTTTTCTTCAGCTTCGATCTTTTCTTGTAACTCTCGCTTGAGTTTGGCTTGACGTTCTTTATCAGCTTCAGCCAACATAAGTGCAGCAAGCTCCTCTTTCTCCTTAGCTTCTCTTGCTGCTCGTTCGGCTAGATCTTCAATTTGATATCCCTCTTCTCTCAATTTGGCTAAAATTGCCCCTCGATAGTCGATCAAACCAGCATTAATTAGAGCGGCGCGTCTAGCCCATGCTTCTTCGGAAGGGTAATCGCAAAGTTTGTATTCTTCTGGAGCTTTAAACTCGTCGTCGTCATCGGCACTACGCAAACACATTAAATGCGTCTGACTTAGTTTATGTTGGGAATATTTCAAGGCTTTAGCACTAGTCGCCCCGTTACCGTTCGCCATATTTTTCGCTCTTTTTCTAAACCAGACATGGCGAATAACATCGTCTCGTAATCGAGCGATTGCCTGCGCGACGCTATTAACTGGCTGATTCCCCCAAGCAATACACCAGACAGAATTAAAGTGTCCTTTGATATCAATGCTCACGCCCGTTTCGATTACAGGCGAACAAATTACAATATCGTAATCTTGAAGGGTGTCGTTGAGATGTCCCATGCAGCCGTAGGCAGGATGTTCTGGATCTGCTACTGTCTCTCTGTCAAGAACCAGTATTTTTTTGTCGGGGAACATCTTACTGTAACGAGAATGTAGATTGCTCGTACCCCATTTAGACTTCCACTTTTGCCCCGAACAATGGACTAGCACTTTTTTGCCCTGTCTTATTTCGTAGTCTAGCTCGACTATCATACGGCTGGGGTCGTTGCCGTCGTAAGCAATTAATTTTCGATTGCAGCTAGGTTTGTACTCGTTTTCTAGTACCCAAGTTTTAATAGGAAACCCGATCAGACTTCGCACGTATTCAATTGAAATAGGAGTTAAATCGGCATCAGCTAGCCAGACTTTACCCCCCGTTCCTACTGCTGTCATAAGAAGCTGTGTGAAGCTTTGAATAATCGCCGTTCGGTTATGTTGGCATGTAGAGCTATCGAGCAGATGCCAAATAGCTTGCTCGGCTTCGTCGATGATAACTGTCGCCCCGCGCCATTCATCGGGATTGAATGCAGGATTGGCGTTTGGGTGCAGCGAGTCAAAACATAAGACATAACCTAAAGCTCCCCCGACTTCGCTGTTTCTAATTTCAGTACGGCAATCTACTCCAAATCGCTCGGATAATTCCCTTTCTAAAGCCTGTCGATGGGTAACTACGATTACCCGCTCTCCTCTTTTTAAGGCTTCCTCTACGGCTGCTACAGCCATAAATCCAGTTTTATTGGTTCCTTTGGCTGACTTCAAGCAAATGAGTTGGGCATCTTGAGCTATTGCTATTTCTTTGGGGTTTAAATACCGTTCAGAGACGATTTCAGGCTTATAAAATTGTAAAGATGTCTCCTGGATCGTTTTGAACCTATCTATACTTACACGGGCATTATATGCAGCATGGAAAGCATCTTCTCCACGATTGACGATTAAATCGTCCACACCCTTGTCGGGAAACTCCCAGGTGGCGACAGATACTTTAGAACCTTTTTTCTCAAATAACCTACCAGTTGCGGCGATCGCATTACTAACATTCCGAATGGTTTTAAATTTGGTATCGCGGTCGTAGCAAAAAGTTATCTTTCTATTCTTACAGGCAAAAACTTCTAGCTGTGGGATTAGCTGATATTTTCCAGAATTTTGCTTTCTTACGCCGTTCCATACACCAGGAAGCGCGATCGCGGCATAGCCTAATGTCAAAAGACAACCAGCTTTTTTTGCCCCTTCGGTAATTACAATCGGGATAGATGGGTTGTTAATTATCCACATCCAAAAACCAATAGCTCTCCCTTCTGGGGTGACTACAATATTCTCTGGTAGTGGGACATCATAATGAAGGGCGATCTTTTGCCAGAGATGTAGGGGAACGGAAAGGGCAAATATTTCTGTTTCGGTTTTAGGTGGATGTTCGTATTTGATTAATTTGGCTTTTTTGAAATGTCCTTGTTTGTTATATTCGATTTCTTGTTTGGCTTTGTCTGGTTTAAAAGTTCCCCACTGACTCTTTTCGCACTTTTGAATATCTATGCCAGCGCACCACCAGCCCCCATGTTCGCAATGGGCATATCTCCCTAATATCCAATCTCTAACGCGCCCATCATTACGCCGTTCGCTATCTGGCAGTGCATATAGTAAGCGATCGTATGGTTCAAATCCTGAAAGTGAAACGACATTGAGAGAGGTAAGCTCTGGAGCGACTGCTGAATCGATTACCCATTCATTCCAGTGAGGTTCGGTAACATGGTTTGGTTTAAGCGTTTGCTTTGCTTGCTTTGCTTTTCCCAGATGCGCGATCGCTGTATTTTTGATATAATTATTCATATCAGTCTGCCTTAGCTCTAAATCTTCAAAAGGCAGACTTTAACTAAATTTTGGCTAGAAAGTAATACGCATATACTGTGTATTTTTAGCGAGACTGTAGTAAATTAAAGATGGTTTTTTTGTTGGTCTTTGACGGTGTCAAAGTAGGTACAGTCTTACTATTTAAGTCTTTGAGATTACTTTCAGATTTATCTGAACTATCTCTCGACAATTTTGATTAGACAGACTAGCCGAAATCTCGTCAAAGTCCTTTTTTTTCTACAACACAAAAATAACAGTAATTAAGGATTTTTGTTCAAAAGAGTTTAGAATTGTCAATTGCTTATCTAGTGGGCATTTGAAGATACCCATTTTTGCAATTTTTTTTTGCTGATAGTTTTAACGCCTCTTCCGCTACCCGTATTAAAAAGTAATTCTACTTCTGTTGCTTCCATCGGAGACAGGTTTTGGTTCGTATGTAAGCGATTAGCCCAAGAGGAAATAGCTGTGATAAACCCTACTTCATAATTGTGTCCTTTTTGTTCTTTAGACTTTTTTCTGGTTAGATATTTAGCGCGGAAGCCTTTGTAAAGTTCTGAAGATGCCATACAAAGAGAACCATTTACTAAGTCGTATAGTTCGGGGTATTCTTCTCGCTCAAAAGGGTTTTCATTGTCTCGTAGTTGTTTGGCAATTTCGCGAAGTTCCTTGACTTTTTTCTCTTTACCGTGAGGAAGCTCCAGACACAATTTTTTAAGATCTTCTGCAATCCACCGAAACCAATGTAAATGGTGAGAATGACCAAAATTACTAATATACAAAGAACATTGCTCGCAAAGCTGTAATGCACTGTGCAATAAGTCAGCAAGAGGTTCGAGCATATCCCGTTCTTCTTGGTTTTGAGAAACCTCAGATAGCTTGTATTTGGGATTCCATTTCTTCTTATATAACCAGCGCAGCGTACAGATCCAGAGCGACCAACAATGATGGTCAAAAACAATAGCAGGGTGCGATAACAGCTTTAAACTTTCCTCCTCTGTAATATCTCCATCTTGTTTTTCTTGATAAATATCCAAAAGGCTTAGTGGTGGTTGTGATAGGGATCTCAAAACAATATTTCCTGGTGGCGAGACAGTATCGTATGGAATTAATAATGGTGGTTCTGATGAGAAAATTTTCTTTTTGCGCTCCATGAAAATACATCCAATTAGTTATGGGGATTGAAAACATCAGCAAATATCAACTTTTAAGAGAGATCTGAATCACTCTTGTTACTGAGAATTTATGCCAAATTGAGAATATTTTAACTTTTATTTATTATTTTTATCGATGAAAAAAATAATAGTTGGTATTTGTTTAATAAGCCTTGTATTCGGATGTGGAGACAAGAATATAGAGGCTTGGAATGGAACTACATGGGGCATGAGTAAAAACGAGTTAAAGAAAACTCTAAATCAAAAATTAAATAATCCCGAACTTATTGAAGATGAGTGTGACTCCGATAATTATCGTAAATGCGAGGCATATTATCTAAAAAATTACTTAATTGGTAATTATAAGTATATGGTAAGTTTCTTTCTCATAAACGATCGACTCAACAGTGTTAGTTTGATGTTTCAAGATGGAGAATTCGATCGAGAAATTATGGATTCTGTGGAATTGGATTTAGATAGAGCTTTACAAGAAATAGACGATAAAAAAGAATTAGGTCGTGTTGTAACTTCTGAAATTGAAGGCTTATTGACAGACAAATATGGCGAGCCGCTCGAATCGGAATTAACAGAGGAGTCTCAAGAATATAAATGGGAAAAAAATCGCACGAAAGTAACTCTTAATTCGTCAGGAAGTCTTGTCAGGGTACTGTACGAACCAGATGAAACTGTCTTAAAAGTAACTTCTCAGTCTGATAACTCTAATCAACTCTGATTGCGATCTTATTCTTTTTCGGCTAAATCGTATTTTCCTTATAGTGTTGATTTTTGTTATAACTTTTTCTGGTAACGCTATCAGAAAGAATTAATCTCTTTTAAAGCGATTGCTAAGGCTACGGTTACAAACTAGGGTTGCACCATTAATGTTTTAGTGGGGGTCGTGGATCGAAGCTAAGAAGATCGCTCTATAAAGCGATCGCCATCAAAGTAATGCGATCGTCAACTGATACAGAACTTGACTTTTATCGTCAATCTGCTAATCTAACTTTAGGTTAAGCTCGCTCTGCTTGACTAAGACATAGCTTAATCGCTACTTTGCTAACCTAAAAGCGATAAGCACACGCTACTAGTGGCTATTAGAGAGTCGTAGCGTTGTTGAATATATACTGCATTGTGTCAGAAAAGC includes:
- a CDS encoding ParA family protein produces the protein MIITIASFKGGVGKTTTAVHIAAYLANQSTTLLIDGDPNRSATRWAERGGLPFQVVDERQAAKYARKAEHIVIDTQARPEQEDLEALADGCDRLIIPCTPDALALDAMMLTVQALQQLGSDRYRILLAIIPPSPSKDGEEARKMLTDAGLPVLKTGIRRYTAFKKAALEGTIVSEVADKKARIAWSDYQELGKEIHS
- a CDS encoding transposase; the protein is MGRQTKLTETVKQTIINNIEQGLNYESACLSANVSYSTFREWIRRGTDTDSNRQSNKLYAEFAEDVNQAVARSEMNLLEGIRRAAETDWKAAAWILERRFSQHWSNNRRIKLEADKKIQQLLGNLFWLLPTENYKELLKAISEIDAIDLNLGQMSQMEALKVLMESGWIEKEHTAKIGKAYVQMKKEIISSIN
- a CDS encoding RusA family crossover junction endodeoxyribonuclease, with translation MTTKTSHHFTLTGAVVPKARPRVTRQGTFLPQKYRDWKEGAIAELLSQRTRYKSLEEVTISIKLYGTCRGDLDNIAGAILDALVQAGIIKDDRVSLVKALSVKHCGGKIQKVDINIEEV
- a CDS encoding plasmid replication protein, CyRepA1 family yields the protein MNNYIKNTAIAHLGKAKQAKQTLKPNHVTEPHWNEWVIDSAVAPELTSLNVVSLSGFEPYDRLLYALPDSERRNDGRVRDWILGRYAHCEHGGWWCAGIDIQKCEKSQWGTFKPDKAKQEIEYNKQGHFKKAKLIKYEHPPKTETEIFALSVPLHLWQKIALHYDVPLPENIVVTPEGRAIGFWMWIINNPSIPIVITEGAKKAGCLLTLGYAAIALPGVWNGVRKQNSGKYQLIPQLEVFACKNRKITFCYDRDTKFKTIRNVSNAIAATGRLFEKKGSKVSVATWEFPDKGVDDLIVNRGEDAFHAAYNARVSIDRFKTIQETSLQFYKPEIVSERYLNPKEIAIAQDAQLICLKSAKGTNKTGFMAVAAVEEALKRGERVIVVTHRQALERELSERFGVDCRTEIRNSEVGGALGYVLCFDSLHPNANPAFNPDEWRGATVIIDEAEQAIWHLLDSSTCQHNRTAIIQSFTQLLMTAVGTGGKVWLADADLTPISIEYVRSLIGFPIKTWVLENEYKPSCNRKLIAYDGNDPSRMIVELDYEIRQGKKVLVHCSGQKWKSKWGTSNLHSRYSKMFPDKKILVLDRETVADPEHPAYGCMGHLNDTLQDYDIVICSPVIETGVSIDIKGHFNSVWCIAWGNQPVNSVAQAIARLRDDVIRHVWFRKRAKNMANGNGATSAKALKYSQHKLSQTHLMCLRSADDDDEFKAPEEYKLCDYPSEEAWARRAALINAGLIDYRGAILAKLREEGYQIEDLAERAAREAKEKEELAALMLAEADKERQAKLKRELQEKIEAEEKAKREIKQVSEHQSQIRQENYKIYCEEVAAAKMPTDTELEHLKKKRGKTKIERLKERKASLFKRYETLVTPKLVERDDKGWNSQLILNYYFTDGRDYLENRDRHSLKSLAGENKKAFAPDINKRLIATQINAMEVLGVNQFLDHTERKFNFKELEDFEARCKEMRWQIKDVFGFTINDRERGIEIAKKFLKSMDRKLECVGWTGTGKERRRVYQLSPLTEDDNRGEIFAKWLDRDRRLAEQESLVAV